Sequence from the Thermocaproicibacter melissae genome:
ACGAGCTTTCCTCCGATGAAAAAGCGGAAAGCTCCGCGGAAATCCGCAAGCGGGTCAACGCCGCCCGTGCGATACAGAACCAGCGTTTCCATGGCACCGGCATCACCTGCAACGCGCGCATTACGCCTGACCGGCTCAGAGAATTCTGCCCCATGTCGGAAAAAAGCCGGAATCTTCTGAAAACTGCCTTTGAGCGTCTCGGACTTTCGGCCCGTGCCTACGACCGTGTTCTGAAGGTCTGCCGCACGATTGCCGACCTTGACGGTTCGGAAACCATAGAGCCGCAGCACATTGCCGAGGCAGTGCGGTACCGCAGCCTCGACCGGAAATACTGGCTGAAAGAACTTTAGGATTCTAAGGAAAAAGCGCACTCCGGAATGAAGGAGTGCGCTTGCTTTTTGGATTCAGCCTGTAAGGACGGAAGCGGATTTCGGGAATGTATATCCATACGGATTGCTGAGAAGGTAACTTCTGTCGTTCTTGAAATCTCCGTAGTTGTAAATGTTCGCTTCATTCAGGCAGCGGTAGAAAAGCCCCGCAACGAAGTTTCCTCCTGCCTGATTCCACAAAATCAATTCGGAACCGAAGGCCGTTGCATTGGTGTAATTCAGGTCATGTTCCATTTTATCCGAATTATTGAAATTGACATAGCCTGCATTCAGCCAACCGGTCTCCCCGTTTGAAAGGCGAACCTTATACCAGACATCATTCTTCTTTTCTTTCCAGACATCCATTACCGTTACGGACGTGCCGTTGGAAACGCCGCTGCAAATTGGGTTGGAATTGAACGTATGGTTTTGGCGCATGGATGTGCTGTATGTAACCTTCGCGCCTAATCCTGACGATGGAATTTCGGGCGGTACAACCGCATTTTTCATAATCCTGCGGAAATCCATCTCTTGCGAAGAGTTGAAATATCCCGCGCCGACGTTATAAGCAAAGCTAATCAAGGCATCGGCCTGATTCTGATTCATTTTGAAATTATTCGCGGCAATCATCCGGTTCAGTTCTGTAGTGTAAGAACCGTGGTTAACCGTGTTCACCAACTGAGCCCAAGCCTCCGGCTTACTGAGATTGTTGTAGAAAACCGCGTTGGAGCTGAGTGTAAAGCCGTAGCCGATTGTCGGAATGCTGTTGTAGGTAAGTTTATCGGCATAAACCGTAGCGCTGTACCCTTCCCAGCTAGCGATCATGTTGATAAGTTGATCGGAAGCGCGGCGGGATTCGTTCGTGGAAACCTCTGGGTCGCCCTGTGTAGCTACCATCACATCGGAAGCGACGCCGCCGGAACTGTAAACGCCTTTGACGGAAGAAACCGCCGTAAAGGAGTACACGCCGGCAGTATCAAACTTGGTAGAAGCCGTCCAAACTTTTGTCGTAACGCCATTTGTGGTGTTTGTTGCTGAGAGAGAAGCCTGCAGCGTCCGCACACTTCCGTTTTGCATCGTAACGAGGAACCTGACACCGTCACGCTGCGTATCGGTAACTGCGGTAAACGTTACGGCGCTGCCCGGTGCCGCAATATTCGGGGACGCATAAGCAGCGCGGACAGGTTCTGCCTCAGTGACTGTAACATTGCAGACAGCTTTTGCAGAACCGGAAGCGGCGGTAATCACCGCTGTTCCGGGCGCGACAGCCAGAACATATCCGTTCTGGACGGTTGCAACTTTGGTGTTGCTGCTTGTCCAGGTAGCGGAGCCGGAAGCCTTAATCCAAAGCGTTTTGCCCTGCGGAATTTTTGCAGAAGTCGTGGAAATCGAAATGGAATTGCTGGAACCTGTATCGCCGTCATAAAGAAACTTCACATAGTCCGTGCAGACATATCCGATTGTGCTTCCCCATTTCACCTTCATCCAGCTATTCTTCGGTGGCTCAAGTACGGTAAGATATGTACCATTTTTCAGGTATCCAAGCACACTGTAAGATGTGCCTGGTCCGGAACGAAGCCGCAGCAAATCGTTAACCTGCACGAGCGCACCCGTCAGCTTCGGAGTGGAAGGAGTGCTCGTGCTCCCTGTTGAACCGGAAGAGGCGGAAGAACTGGAGTTGGAAGAAGTGGAAGAACTAGAAGAGCTAGAAGCTTTGGAGGAACTGCTGGAAGAAGTTGTGGTACTTGAAGAACGAGATGATGACGAGGATGATGAAGATGTGGAACTTGAAATCTTCAGATAATCCCTGCTGCACCAGCCCTGTGTTCCGCTCGCTGTGCGAACCTTTACCCAAGACCGGTTGGAATTATCAAGCACCGTGACGGTGGAACCTTTCTTCATCGTCAGAATAACACGGTAATTCAACCCTGCACCGGTGCGGAGATTCAAGTAATCCGTTGTTACCGCGGTCAAAGATGAGCCGGAGGAAGAAGTTGAAGTATTTGAGCTTGTGGAACTTGCAGCACCTGAAATTGCCAGGTACTGGCGGTAGCACCAACCGCTCCTTCCGTCGGAAGTCTGAACCTTCACCCAGTCGCGGTTGGAATTATCAAGCACCTTCAACGAAGTACCGGTCTTGAGAACGGTAATAATCCCGTTGCCGAGGGACGGGCCGTTTCGCATGTTCAAAGCCGTTGTCGTTTTAGCAGTGATTCCGGAAGAAGATGACGAAGTGTTCTGACTGCCCGAAAAGCTCAGATACTGCTTAAAGCAGTATCCGACATACCCGCTGACAGTCTTAACCTTCGCCCACTGGCTGTCCGAATTATCCAGAATCGTTACCGTGGCATTTTTAATCAGAGTCAGAATGACCTTTGTATTGGTACCCGGCCCCTGTCTTAAATTGAGGTAATCTGTTGTTTTTGCCGTTGTGGCCGCGGACACGCTGCTCCCGAGCGGAACAGCCGTAAACAAAAGAACGGCTGCACAAACTGCCGCTAACGAAGTCCGCCAAAAGCGGCGCGATGTTTTCTGCAATTCAATTCCTCCCATTTGACCAATAAAATTCCAAAGCATAATCCTACATTTTGCTATATTATACAGCATTATTTGGCATGTTACAACCCTTGCAGAGAGCCGCCTTCTGCTTAATTTGTCAAAAAAATTCACAAAAATCGGGGTGCTAAATTGTCACCCCGATTTTTGTGCATATTTCTTCCAGCAAATTATTTCATTTTTATGTATCTTCAACGGGAAGTACGCTGTTAAATACCGCGTAATTTTTATAGGTAATCTTGCGGTCAATATGCTGGGACCCGAAGAACCATTTTTTATATTTGGTTTGCTTCATAATCTGGCTGAAGTAGGCTTCGAGTTGATTCTCCGTTTTCACGTCGATCTTCGGCGGCATATGCGTGATGATATAATCCACTTCAAACCCGTTCGCACGCAGGTTATCGGCTCCCCTGCGCATTTCTTCGAGATTCGGCATTTCACACGGCCACCACCGCTTCATTTCCATGCGGATTTGCTTCTCAGCGCTTTCTCCCCCGCCGAACGTAAAGATCTTATGGCCTTCAATGGTATAGACCTCTCCACGCATTAAATGATAGAGGTTGCCGCTGATATGCTGAACCCTACCGCCGTTCCATTCCTCCACCGGATATTTCGCAAGAAGGTCGAAGTTCTCGTGGGTGCCGTCCAGAAACAAAATCTGATATTTCTTTTTCCCGAGCTTGCGGAGGCACTTTTCCTCCTTCGCACCGCCGTCCCACAGAAAGCCGAAGTCCCCACAGATAATCAGCGTATCACCCTTTTTCAGTTTTCGCATTTCCTTCGAGTGAAAGCGCTGCATTTCCCCGTGGGTATCTCCCGTAACATAAATCACGTTTCTTTCCTCCATGCTGCGCGCGGATAATTTCCGCGCGGAAAATATTGTTGCGGTCGAATCTTCTTTTCATTTGCTTCTAAAACTGTTATACTGAAAATATGTAGCAATGCATTGTTATCATATCACATCGGAGGCAAAATTTCCATGATAAAAAAGGCTGCCGCCCTTTTCTCCTCATTTTTGATTTTCTGCACTGTGCTTTTTCCGATAAAAGCGCAAGCGTCGGTGTTTCACATTGATTTTGACACATACTCGAAAGCAATTGAACTGGTAAATCTCGACACCGGGGTACCTGTCTACGAAAAGAACCCCAACGAAAAATGCGAGCCGGCTTCCATTACAAAAATCATGACATATATCGTAGCCGTCGAGCACATCAAGGACCTGCAGGGGACAAAAATCACCGTCAAGCAGAAAATCCTAGATGAACTCTCCGGTACGGGCAGTTCCATGTCCGGTATTCAAGTCGGCGATGTAGCTACCGCCTACCAGCTGCTGAACTGTATGATGGTTCCGTCGGGCAACGATGCCGCCTTGACCCTTGCCGATTATGTCGGCGGCGGGGATGTTCAGAAATTCGTTGATATGATGAACGAAAAAGCCAAAGAGCTCGGCTGCACGAACACCCATTTTATGAACCCGCACGGTCTGCATGACCCGAACCACTACACCACCGCAGCGGACCTTGTCAAAATTACCCGATATGCCATGTCCCTTCCGTACTTCATGCAAATCTGCAACCAGCTCAGCTATACCTATAAACCGATCGGCGGGCCGAACACAGGAAAGCAAACCGTTCTTTCCACGACGAACCGGATGCTGATGAGCAGCGACCCGAAGTATTATTACACCTATGCCAAAGGCATCAAGACCGGCCATACCGATGAATCCGGCTACTGCCTTGTATCCACAGCCTCTGCCGACGGTTACAGTTACCTTTGTGTTGCGCTCGGCGCTCCTTCTGTTGACAGCAAGGGCAATGCAATCACGACGCACGGCGAAATGCTTGATTCAGCCGCCCTCTACCGCTGGGCGCTGAGGAATCTGGAGCTGAAACAGGCCGTGGACTCGACCACTATCCTCGGTGAAGTTCCGCTGAAATACGCTTGGAACAAAGACACCTTGCAGGTTACGGCAGAAAAGAGCTTCTCCTGTATTCTCCCGAAAAATGTGCAAACGAGCAGCATTATTGTCACTCCAAACCTTCCGGAATCGGTGGAAGCCCCCATCAAGAAAGGGCAGGTCATCGGAACCGCAACCGTCAGCTACGCCAACCAAAAGCTCGCGACCATCAAACTTGTTGCGGCCGATTCTGTGGAGCGAAGCGAAGTGCTCCACACGACCGATATTGCAAAATCAATTGTAACTTCCACTTGGTTCTTGATTATTGCAGGCATTGTCATTTTCCTGCTGGTTGTTTATATTGTTCTTGCGATTATTTACAACCGCAAGCGCAAAACGCTGCGCAAGGTAAAACATTATAAAAATATGTAATGAAGCACTTCAAGGGGATAAGAACCGAAATGCCACCTGCCAAAAACAGGTGGTATTTTTATGCGCAAAAAAGCCGCCTCCCCGGTTTTCACCGAAGCGGCGGCTTTGCTGATTGCAAGGGAAACTTACTTCAACTCGACTTCTGCGCCGACCTTTGTGAGTTTTTCCTTCATAGCTTCTGCATCGTCCTTGGAAACGCCCTCTTTGATTGTCTTCGGAGCAGAATCAACAAGGTCCTTAGCTTCCTTCAGGCCCAGGCCGGTGATTTCACGAACAGCCTTGATGACCTGAATCTTCTGATCGCCAACACTCTTCAGAACGACGTCGAAAGAAGTCTTCTCTTCAGCAGCCGGAGCAGCAGCAGCCGGAGCAGCAGCAACAGCGACAGGAGCAGCAGCGGAAACACCGAACTCATCTTCGAGAGCCTTTACAAGCTCGGAGAGCTCAAGAACGGTAAGGGATTTAACGTCTTCAATCAGCTTTGCAACTTTATCGGACATAGTAGAGAACCTCCATATAAATTTTTATTTTTGTAATAGGGATTAAGCGGACTGTTGTTGTTTTTCGGCAATTGCATTCAATGCAATAACCAGGCCTCTGAGAGTGCCGTTGAGCACCGTAACGAAGCCGGAAATCGGGGCATTCAAGCCGCGGAGAGTCCGGGCCACGAGTTCCTCTTTCGAGGGCAGCTCTGCCAGAGTCTGGATTTCAGCTACAGTGGCGGATTTTCCGTCGATGAAGCCGCCTTTGATTTCAAAGTTCTTGTTTTTCTTGGCATAGTTATTCAAAACCTTAGCCGGGGCAACATAGTCCTCTGTGTTCACGGCAATTGCCGTTGTGCCTTCCAGAATGGAATCGAGGCCTTCAATTCCCGCTTCTTTCAAAGCAAGGCGCAAAATCGAGTTCTTAACCACTTTGTAGTTGCTGCCGGATTCTCTGAGTTCCTTACGGAGCTTTGTGTCGTCAGCCACCGTGATGCCTTTGTAGTTAACAATAACACCCGTGTGAGCCGCCTTCAGTTTTTCAGAAAGATCAGCAACCTGCTTCTTCTTTTCTTCCAAAATCTTTTGACTTGGCAAATCTATTCACCTCCAGTAACAGAATCAGAACAACAGAAAAGCCTTTTCCGCTTGCCGCAGAAAAGGCTTCAAAACACAAAATCGTGCATTGATCCTTATTCTCGGCAGGCTGGAAAAAACATTATGCTAAAAGCACCTGCTGTCTTTGAATAAGTTCTATTAACTTAGAGC
This genomic interval carries:
- a CDS encoding SH3 domain-containing protein, whose product is MQKTSRRFWRTSLAAVCAAVLLFTAVPLGSSVSAATTAKTTDYLNLRQGPGTNTKVILTLIKNATVTILDNSDSQWAKVKTVSGYVGYCFKQYLSFSGSQNTSSSSSGITAKTTTALNMRNGPSLGNGIITVLKTGTSLKVLDNSNRDWVKVQTSDGRSGWCYRQYLAISGAASSTSSNTSTSSSGSSLTAVTTDYLNLRTGAGLNYRVILTMKKGSTVTVLDNSNRSWVKVRTASGTQGWCSRDYLKISSSTSSSSSSSSRSSSTTTSSSSSSKASSSSSSSTSSNSSSSASSGSTGSTSTPSTPKLTGALVQVNDLLRLRSGPGTSYSVLGYLKNGTYLTVLEPPKNSWMKVKWGSTIGYVCTDYVKFLYDGDTGSSNSISISTTSAKIPQGKTLWIKASGSATWTSSNTKVATVQNGYVLAVAPGTAVITAASGSAKAVCNVTVTEAEPVRAAYASPNIAAPGSAVTFTAVTDTQRDGVRFLVTMQNGSVRTLQASLSATNTTNGVTTKVWTASTKFDTAGVYSFTAVSSVKGVYSSGGVASDVMVATQGDPEVSTNESRRASDQLINMIASWEGYSATVYADKLTYNSIPTIGYGFTLSSNAVFYNNLSKPEAWAQLVNTVNHGSYTTELNRMIAANNFKMNQNQADALISFAYNVGAGYFNSSQEMDFRRIMKNAVVPPEIPSSGLGAKVTYSTSMRQNHTFNSNPICSGVSNGTSVTVMDVWKEKKNDVWYKVRLSNGETGWLNAGYVNFNNSDKMEHDLNYTNATAFGSELILWNQAGGNFVAGLFYRCLNEANIYNYGDFKNDRSYLLSNPYGYTFPKSASVLTG
- a CDS encoding metallophosphoesterase family protein gives rise to the protein MIYVTGDTHGEMQRFHSKEMRKLKKGDTLIICGDFGFLWDGGAKEEKCLRKLGKKKYQILFLDGTHENFDLLAKYPVEEWNGGRVQHISGNLYHLMRGEVYTIEGHKIFTFGGGESAEKQIRMEMKRWWPCEMPNLEEMRRGADNLRANGFEVDYIITHMPPKIDVKTENQLEAYFSQIMKQTKYKKWFFGSQHIDRKITYKNYAVFNSVLPVEDT
- a CDS encoding D-alanyl-D-alanine carboxypeptidase family protein produces the protein MIKKAAALFSSFLIFCTVLFPIKAQASVFHIDFDTYSKAIELVNLDTGVPVYEKNPNEKCEPASITKIMTYIVAVEHIKDLQGTKITVKQKILDELSGTGSSMSGIQVGDVATAYQLLNCMMVPSGNDAALTLADYVGGGDVQKFVDMMNEKAKELGCTNTHFMNPHGLHDPNHYTTAADLVKITRYAMSLPYFMQICNQLSYTYKPIGGPNTGKQTVLSTTNRMLMSSDPKYYYTYAKGIKTGHTDESGYCLVSTASADGYSYLCVALGAPSVDSKGNAITTHGEMLDSAALYRWALRNLELKQAVDSTTILGEVPLKYAWNKDTLQVTAEKSFSCILPKNVQTSSIIVTPNLPESVEAPIKKGQVIGTATVSYANQKLATIKLVAADSVERSEVLHTTDIAKSIVTSTWFLIIAGIVIFLLVVYIVLAIIYNRKRKTLRKVKHYKNM
- the rplL gene encoding 50S ribosomal protein L7/L12, whose protein sequence is MSDKVAKLIEDVKSLTVLELSELVKALEDEFGVSAAAPVAVAAAPAAAAPAAEEKTSFDVVLKSVGDQKIQVIKAVREITGLGLKEAKDLVDSAPKTIKEGVSKDDAEAMKEKLTKVGAEVELK
- the rplJ gene encoding 50S ribosomal protein L10; the protein is MPSQKILEEKKKQVADLSEKLKAAHTGVIVNYKGITVADDTKLRKELRESGSNYKVVKNSILRLALKEAGIEGLDSILEGTTAIAVNTEDYVAPAKVLNNYAKKNKNFEIKGGFIDGKSATVAEIQTLAELPSKEELVARTLRGLNAPISGFVTVLNGTLRGLVIALNAIAEKQQQSA